One Vigna unguiculata cultivar IT97K-499-35 chromosome 7, ASM411807v1, whole genome shotgun sequence genomic region harbors:
- the LOC114190435 gene encoding uncharacterized PKHD-type hydroxylase At1g22950-like: MSQNKNVSLERSAPQQPRPSNVYVGVGGSDSLCISPKRDHKSENYEDLQLEFNPLVFSSLEQYLPPHMLNLSREVKVQYMRNILLRYLPESERIRIQKHKEYRQKIMLNYPPLHREIYSMDAEKFFTPSFLRAIKENTEESFRSIMTEPCKGIYTFEMLQPRFCEMLVSEVDHFERWVHATKFRIMRPNIMNQYGAVLDDFGLEAMLDRLMSDFIRPMSRVFYSEIGGSSLDSHHGFVVEYGINRDVELGFHVDDSEVSLNICLGGKFSGGELFFRGVRCDEHVNSDIQPGEIFDYYHVPGHAILHPGRHRHGARPTTSGNRINLILWCRSSAFRELKKYRRDFSSWCEECKRKKKEKERLLVMATQQELMKREMQSAS, from the exons ATGTCTCAGAACAAGAATGTTTCTTTGGAGCGAAGTGCCCCACAACAACCTCGTCCTTCCAATGTATACGTGGGAGTGGGAGGTTCAGACAGCCTCTGCATAAGCCCCAAACGAGATCACAAGTCTGAAAACTATGAGGACCTTCAATTAGAGTTCAACCCTCTTGTGTTTAGCTCTCTGGAGCAGTATTTGCCTCCCCACATGCTCAACCTCTCACGCGAGGTTAAGGTTCAGTACATGAGGAACATTTTGCTTCGATATTTGCCCGAGAGTGAGCGCATTCGG ATTCAAAAGCACAAGGAATACAGGCAAAAGATCATGTTGAACTATCCA CCTCTGCACAGGGAGATATATAGTATGGATGCTGAGAAATTTTTCACACCATCATTTCTCAGAGCAATTAAAGAAAATACAGAAGAGAGTTTTAGAAGTATAATGACAGAACCCTGTAAAGGAATTTATACATTTGAAATGCTTCAACCACGATTCTGTGAAATGCTAGTATCTGAG GTGGATCATTTTGAAAGATGGGTCCATGCTACCAAGTTCAGAATCATGCGACCCAATATAATGAATCAATATGGTGCCGTACTTGATGATTTTGGCTTGGAAGCCATGCTTGACAGATTGATGAGTGATTTCATACGTCCTATGTCTCgag ttTTCTACTCTGAAATTGGTGGATCCTCACTGGACTCTCATCATGGGTTTGTTGTTGAATATGGAATCAATAGGGACGTGGAACTTG GCTTCCATGTTGACGATTCAGAAGTCTCCTTAAATATTTGCTTGGGAGGCAAATTTTCTGGTGGAGAACTGTTCTTCCGTGGTGTTCGATGTGATGAACATGTAAATTCAGATATCCAACCAGGG GAAATCTTCGATTACTACCATGTTCCAGGACATGCAATTCTTCATCCAGGTCGTCATCGGCATGGTGCTAGACCTACAACATCTGGGAATCGGATAAACTTAATTCTCTGGTGTAGAAG TTCGGCTTTTAGAGAGTTGAAGAAATATCGGAGAGATTTCTCTAGCTGGTGTGAAGAATGCAAACgcaagaagaaggagaaagagcGTTTGTTAGTTATGGCCACCCAACAG GAATTAATGAAGAGGGAAATGCAATCGGCCTCGTGA
- the LOC114190419 gene encoding uncharacterized PKHD-type hydroxylase At1g22950-like, whose product MSQNQYSAPQQPRPSGGHTAGRVGNLNSDRLCDKLCVSPKRDHKSENYEDLQLEFNPHVFGSLEQYLPPHLLNLSREVKLRYMRNILLRYFPENDRNRIQKLREYRLKIILNYPPLHREIYTMNAENFFTPSFLRAIKENTEASFRSIMAEPSTGIYTFEMLQPQFCKKLMSEVDNLERWVRGTKLRIMRPNAMNKHGVVLEDFGLETMLDRFMSDFIHPISRVFYSEFGGSTLDSHHSFVVEYGISKDVELGLHVDDAEVSLNVCLGKEFSGGELFFQGVRCEEHVLSKAEPGEIFDYTHVPGHAILHPGRQRHGARPTTSGNRMNLIIWCRSSAFRELKKYQRDFPSWCGECKRKKKERAQLSLMFTQQELLKREI is encoded by the exons ATGTCCCAGAACCAGTACAGTGCTCCACAGCAACCTAGACCCTCCGGTGGACATACGGCAGGGAGAGTCGGAAATTTGAATTCCGATAGGCTCTGCGATAAGCTGTGCGTAAGCCCCAAGCGAGATCACAAGTCTGAAAACTATGAAGACCTTCAATTGGAGTTCAATCCTCACGTCTTCGGCTCACTGGAACAGTATTTGCCTCCCCATCTCCTCAACCTCTCACGTGAGGTTAAGCTTCGTTATATGAGGAACATTCTGCTTCGCTATTTTCCTGAGAATGACCGCAATCGG ATTCAAAAGCTGAGGGAGTACAGGCTAAAGATCATATTAAATTATCCA CCACTACATAGGGAGATATATACTATGAATGCTGAGAACTTTTTCACGCCATCATTTCTCAGAGCAATTAAAGAAAACACCGAAGCAAGTTTTAGAAGTATAATGGCTGAACCTAGTACAGGAATTTATACATTTGAAATGCTTCAAccacaattttgtaaaaaactgATGTCTGAG GTGGATAATTTGGAAAGATGGGTTCGTGGTACCAAACTCAGAATCATGCGCCCTAATGCTATGAATAAACATGGTGTTGTTCTTGAAGATTTTGGGCTGGAAACCATGCTTGACAGATTTATGAGTGATTTCATACATCCCATATCACGag ttttcTACAGTGAATTTGGTGGATCCACGTTGGACTCTCACCATAGTTTTGTTGTTGAATATGGAATCAGTAAAGATGTCGAACTTG GCTTACATGTGGATGATGCAGAAGTCTCCTTGAATGTTTGCTTGGGAAAAGAATTTTCTGGCGGAGAACTGTTCTTCCAGGGTGTTCGATGTGAAGAACATGTACTATCGAAAGCCGAGCCAGGG GAGATCTTCGATTATACCCATGTTCCAGGACACGCAATTCTTCATCCTGGTCGTCAACGGCATGGTGCAAGACCTACAACATCTGGGAACAGGATGAATTTAATCATCTGGTGTAGAAG TTCGGCTTTCAGAGAGTTGAAGAAATATCAGAGAGATTTTCCTAGCTGGTGTGGAGAATGCAAACGCAAGAAGAAGGAGAGAGCGCAGTTATCGCTTATGTTCACCCAACAG GAATTACTGAAGAGGGAAATATAA